In the genome of Bacillus marinisedimentorum, the window ACCACCGGTTATTCCGTATTCCTCTTTCGGTTTGCTTCTGTAGTTTTCAGTGAAAGGTGGAGCTGAAGCAAAGCATTTGTCGAAAAAACGTGAAAGCGCTTCCCTGCCGGCGCTTTAATATAGCACCCCTGTTGATTTCTTTGTAAAAGAAAAGCGTGCAAGTATAAGCCTTTTCAGTTAATGGTCCACTGTTTTTCCGCCACTGATCTGTTTATTGCGTGATTCATCAATTCCGAATTTCCGATCGATTTTGTCACTTAATACCGCATTTACGAACAGCAGCAGAATAAATACGACAATGGCGCCCTGTGCACCCATAAAGTAGTGGAACGGGAATCCGTTAAAGCTTACATTCGAAAAAACTTCGGCAAACAAGACAACACCAAAGGAAACAAGCGCCCAAATAATCAAATAAAATACAATGTTGCGGGTGCGTGCGCGGAAATAAGCATCCGCATGTTCTTTGCTGATTTTTTTCATTTCATGACTCCTCTCGGTTAATGGATTGGCCGTTTTCATTTCGGCAGCCAGGCTGGATTTTACCCGGTACTTTTCCGAATCCAGGGATTTCCCCTGGAAAGGGTTGCGGGTAACTGGCTGTTCGCTTTTTCAATTCACTCTGTACGTCATCTAACGCAGGTTGAAAATGAATTTGACGGTATCAAAAAACGGGGCTGGAACCATAGCAACTTCTACAGTCACATACAAAACAAGCGCAGCAAGTGGAACAAGCAATAATTGGGGTCTTTGCTTCCGGACAGCAAAGAAAAAACTGGCGATTGATAAAACTATCATAACGATTGGAAACAGCATCTTTCAAACTCCTCTCCGAATAAGATTCG includes:
- a CDS encoding DUF4212 domain-containing protein, whose translation is MKKISKEHADAYFRARTRNIVFYLIIWALVSFGVVLFAEVFSNVSFNGFPFHYFMGAQGAIVVFILLLFVNAVLSDKIDRKFGIDESRNKQISGGKTVDH